From Acidimicrobiales bacterium:
GCAGCTCCCCCAGGGACGGCCGCTTTATCGAGATCGTGGGCACCTATGCACCCAGGTCCGATCCATCCGTGGTCAAGATCGACTCAGCCAAGGCCGTCAAGTGGCTGTCACGGGGGGCCAAGCCGACCGAGCGGGTCGAGAAGCTGTTGCGCGTCTCCGGGGCCTGGGACGAGTTCACCGCCGCAGCATCGAAGTGAGCGACATGTCGGACGCGGAGGTCGGCCTCTCGGCTGACGGCGAGGTCGACGAAGTCGATGACATGGCGGGGAACCGGGCCCTCGGTGCGATCCCCCGAGCCGTGCTCGAGCACATCGCCCGCTCCATCGTCGATGACCCCGACGCCGTGGTGGTCGAGGTCGAGGAGGCCCGCCAGGGGGTGAACCTGCGTCTGCACGTCGCCCCGGACGACATGGGCAGGATCATCGGACGGCGGGGTCGTGTCGCGCAGGCCATCCGCGCTCTGGTGAGGGCGGCCGGGGCCAACGAGGGGACCGAGGCCAGCGTCGACATTGTCGACTGACCGGCCGACGCCAGCCGCGGGCGACCCGGGAGGCCGGCCCGGTAGCCCAGCGACGCTCGAGGTCGGCAGGGTGGTTCGGCCGCACGGGCTGCGGGGCGAGGTCATCGTGCGCTTGGTGACGGATCGCACCGAGCGACTGGCGAGCGGCGCCGTGCTCTCGTCGACCGCCGGCAACCTCGAGGTCGTACGGTCGGTCTGCAACGGCGGTCGCTGGATCGTCTCCTTCTCCGGGGTGGGCGATCGGGACGGAGCCGAGGCCCTTCGAGACGTGGTGCTCCGGGCTGAGCCGATCGTCGATCCCGATGCTCTCTGGGTCCACGAGCTGCACGGATCGGAGGTCCTCGACGTGAACGGGCGCCACTTGGGGGAGATCACCGCCATCGAGGCCAACCCCGCCAGCGACCTGCTCGTGCTCGACGGGGGTGGTCTCATCCCCCTCCGCTTCGTGGTGGAGCACGGACCGGGCAGAGTGGTGGTCGAGGTCCCCGACGGGCTCCTGGAGTGATGTCGTCGTGCGGGTCGACATCTTCACCATCTTTCCGGGGCTCCTCGAGGCCGTCGGCAGCGAGAGCCTGGTCGGGCGGGCTCGCCAGTGTGGCCTGCTGGACCTGAGGATCCACGACCTGCGCTCGGCGGCGACCGATCCGCGACGGTCGGTGGACGACACCCCCTTCGGCGGCGGGGCGGGGATGGTGCTCGCGCCAGGGCCGGTCTTCGGGGCGGTCGAGGTAGCTCGACCGCCCCGGCCGCTGTTCCTGCTCGGACCTGCTGGACGTCCGCTCGACCAGGCCCTGGTGCAGGAGCTGGCCGCTCTGGGCACGGCCCCTGGCGGTGGCTTCTCACTGTTGTGCGGGCGCTACGAGGGCGTCGACGAGCGGGTGGCGGAGCATCTCGTCGACGACGAGCTGTCGATCGGTGACTATGTGCTGGCCGGCGGGGAGGCGGCAGCCTTCGTCGTCATCGAGGCGGTGGCCCGGCTGGTGCCGGGGGTCATGGGGAACGCGGCATCGGCGACCGAGGAGAGCTTCGCCGACGGGCTCCTCGAGTACCCGCAGTACACCAGGCCGGCCGACTTCCGCGGGTGGGTCGTGCCTGAGGCGCTGCGCTCGGGCGACCACGCCCGCATCGCCCGGTGGCGTCGGGCTCAGGCGCTCGTCCGCACCATCGCCCGGCGTCCCGACCTCCTCGAGGCTCGCGGCGGGTTGAGCGACGAGGAGATGCGGCTCCTCGCCGAGCATGGGTATCCTGCAGTGTCCCCCCGGTCTCCTGAGGAGCCTTCGCGCCATGAACCCCACCGACCTGGTCGATCGTGACAGCCTCCGTGACGACATCCCGGCGTTCGCGCCCGGAGACACGGTCCGGGTCCACGTGCGTGTGGTGGAGGGGAACCGGCAGAGGGTCCAGGTGTTCCAGGGGGCCGTCATCCGCCGCCAGGGCTCGGGGGTCCGGGAGACCTTCACTGTCCGCAAGGTCAGCTTCGGCGTGGGCGTCGAGCGCACGTTCCCGGTGCATTCCCCGATCATCGCCAAGATCGAGCCCATCATCCAGGGCGACGTCCGCCGGGCGAAGCTGTACTACCTCCGGGGTCGGGTCGGGAAGGCGGCCAAGATCAAGGAGAAGCGGCAGCTTTCCCCGGCCACCCCGGCCGGCAAGAAGGGCAGGTCCGCCACCTAGACGCCCGGTCGGCCGAGCTCGCCGACCTGTTGGACGCCCAGCTGGCCCGCTACACCACCCGCCATAGCTGCCACCAGAACGCGCTCGCGGCCGATCCCCAACGCGTCTTCAGACCTCAACCGTCCAGCAGCGGTGTCTTCGCGGACTGGCTTGGGGTGGTCCTGAGCCCACCTCCTCCTGGTGGCGTCGACTGGGACGAGGTGGCGGCGATCGTAGAAGAGACGTTCAGGATGGTCGCCCCCCGCCGATTGCTCGCGGAACTCGACGACCACTGAGGGCTGTCTCGAGAACCCCAAACCCAGGCCGATCGATCAAGCCTGGCGCTCGCTCGCGGTGACCTGGATCAGGAGGCCGTGGAAGTTGCTTCTGCCCTGTCACATCAGCGGGGTGGTAGCCGTCAATAGAACGACAGACCCACGTCGCGGAAGGAGCGGCCATGACCTCCATCGAATCCGTCACCCTCGAGGTGCCCGACCTCACGGCCGCCACGGCCTTCTACTCCGCCGCCTTCGGGTTGGGCACTCAGGTGCGCCTGCGGGCCTCGGAGGCACCGGCGACCGGTTTTCCTGGGTTCACGCTGTCGCTTGTGGTGTCGCAGCCAGCCACCGCCAAAGACCTCATCGGCACCGCCCTGAACGCCGGTGCCACGCCGCTGAAGCCGGCCGCGAAGTCGTTGTGGGGCTACGGCGGCGTCGTCCGAGCGCCGGACGGGACGATCTGGAAGGTCGCGACGTCGTCGAAGAAGGACAGCGGCCCGGCGACCAGGCAGATCGACGAGATCGTGCTCCTGCTGGGCGTCGCGGACGTGGCCGCGAGCAAACGGTTCTACGTCGACCGCGGCCTCGCGGTGGCGAAGAGCTATTTCAGCAGGTACGTCCAGTTCGCCGCGACATCGGGCGCCATCACTCTGGCGCTGTACAAGCGAGGAGCCCTCGCCAAGGACGCCGGCGTCTCCCCTGACGGCTCCGGATCGCACCGGATCGTGATTGGCAGCGATGCGGGGCCCTTCACCGACCCGGACGGGTTCGCGTGGGAGGCCGCATCGGGCTCAGCGGGAGGCGGAGCCAGGGCTCAGGACGGTCGCGCTCGCGTCCACAAGACCGCAGAAACGACCTAGCGCCGCTCCCGGCGCCGTTCGCCAGCGACGCAGAATCACACCGATGTAGCTCGACGACCCGGTCGTGACGCCTCCTCCCTCGTTCGGGGTCGTCACACCGTGCTGAAAGGCTTCTCGGGGCATCCCGTTAGAGTCACGGGGCATCGATTCGCCCCCCTGATGTCGTCGCCCTCGTGGAGATTATGGAGAGATGGGTGTCTTGTCGAGGAGAAGCCGGTCCTTCGCTGACTGGAGCGACCAGCGTGTGGGGCCCCTGGGTCCCGGGCACCTCGCGGGCCTGCGGCGGGGCAGGGGCCCCCGGGGCGGCGCAGCCGCCAGCACCAGCGGGGGCTGGGGGACCGGGTGCGGCGGCTGGAGGGGCGCAGCGGGGCACCGGCGTCCTACAGTTGGCCTTCCAGGGGACAACGCTCCAGCGA
This genomic window contains:
- the rpsP gene encoding 30S ribosomal protein S16; translated protein: MAVKLRLMRMGKKKQPTYRVVAADSSSPRDGRFIEIVGTYAPRSDPSVVKIDSAKAVKWLSRGAKPTERVEKLLRVSGAWDEFTAAASK
- the trmD gene encoding tRNA (guanosine(37)-N1)-methyltransferase TrmD, which encodes MRVDIFTIFPGLLEAVGSESLVGRARQCGLLDLRIHDLRSAATDPRRSVDDTPFGGGAGMVLAPGPVFGAVEVARPPRPLFLLGPAGRPLDQALVQELAALGTAPGGGFSLLCGRYEGVDERVAEHLVDDELSIGDYVLAGGEAAAFVVIEAVARLVPGVMGNAASATEESFADGLLEYPQYTRPADFRGWVVPEALRSGDHARIARWRRAQALVRTIARRPDLLEARGGLSDEEMRLLAEHGYPAVSPRSPEEPSRHEPHRPGRS
- the rimM gene encoding ribosome maturation factor RimM (Essential for efficient processing of 16S rRNA), translating into MSTDRPTPAAGDPGGRPGSPATLEVGRVVRPHGLRGEVIVRLVTDRTERLASGAVLSSTAGNLEVVRSVCNGGRWIVSFSGVGDRDGAEALRDVVLRAEPIVDPDALWVHELHGSEVLDVNGRHLGEITAIEANPASDLLVLDGGGLIPLRFVVEHGPGRVVVEVPDGLLE
- the rplS gene encoding 50S ribosomal protein L19, which encodes MNPTDLVDRDSLRDDIPAFAPGDTVRVHVRVVEGNRQRVQVFQGAVIRRQGSGVRETFTVRKVSFGVGVERTFPVHSPIIAKIEPIIQGDVRRAKLYYLRGRVGKAAKIKEKRQLSPATPAGKKGRSAT
- a CDS encoding KH domain-containing protein: MSDAEVGLSADGEVDEVDDMAGNRALGAIPRAVLEHIARSIVDDPDAVVVEVEEARQGVNLRLHVAPDDMGRIIGRRGRVAQAIRALVRAAGANEGTEASVDIVD